In one Scyliorhinus canicula chromosome 3, sScyCan1.1, whole genome shotgun sequence genomic region, the following are encoded:
- the shtn2 gene encoding shootin-1, whose translation MKVKAIDEMMDRIKNGVVLKSTQRKTELLNPNASSSGNEGSAVNELKGLLDTMSNRKVRQYSWKKEKKQSELDTILLRRRKVTDTAAGPGKKGTEKPAITQKEEGESVKPALPRASNSNQWEGLKRGRWMQQSRRTSHITALNRRQSQGTVKEAIETPPNQ comes from the exons ATGAAGGTGAAAGCTATAGACGAGATGATGGACAGGATCAAAAATGGCGTTGTCCTGAAATCCACACAAAGGAAGACGGAG CTCCTGAATCCAAATGCTTCCAGCAGTGGGAATGAAGGGAGTGCTGTCAATGAGCTGAAAGGATTACTG GATACAATGTCAAACAGGAAAGTGCGGCAATACAGTTGGAAAAAGGAGAAGAAACAGAGTGAACTGGACACCATCCTTCTGAGGCGACGAAAAGTTACAGACACGGCTGCTGGGCCTGGGAAAAAAGGCACCGAGAAACCAG CAATAACTCAGAAAGAGGAAGGTGAATCAGTCAAGCCAGCATTGCCCAGAGCTTCTAACAGCAACCAGTGGGAGGGATTGAAACGAGGGAGGTGGATGCAGCAGAGTCGGAGGACATCACATATCACAGCACTGAACAGGCGGCAGTCACAGGGCACAGTGAAAGAAGCGATAGAGACCCCCCCTAACCAGTAA